From one Conyzicola nivalis genomic stretch:
- a CDS encoding adenosine deaminase, producing MNSAAETYILPGGGASITALPKISLHDHLDGGLRPQTIIDLAEEIGFELPTTDATELAAWFESQSNSGSLVEYLKTFDVTIAVMQTRGGLFRVAREFVHDLAADGVIYGEVRWAPEQHLTDGLSLDEVVEAVQEGLEQGVVDAAESGHTIRVGQLVSAMRHADRGLEIAQLAVRQRDNGVVGFDIAGAEAGFPASKLADAFDYLAQNFLPVTVHAGEADSLDSIKSALFDGRALRIGHGVRIAEDISTTSEDDEGVYVELGRVAEWIKDRQIALELSPSSNLQTNAWGTELADHPFDVLYQLGFRVTVNVDNRLMSNTSLSKELFLLAEEFGYTLDDLAQFQLNAAAASFLSLDDRDDLIEQILTGFEQA from the coding sequence ATGAACTCCGCTGCCGAAACCTACATTCTCCCGGGTGGTGGCGCTTCGATCACGGCGCTGCCCAAGATCTCCCTCCACGACCACCTCGACGGCGGACTGCGCCCGCAGACGATCATCGATCTGGCCGAGGAAATCGGATTCGAGCTGCCGACGACGGATGCGACCGAGCTCGCGGCGTGGTTCGAGTCCCAGTCGAACAGCGGGTCGCTGGTCGAGTACCTCAAGACCTTCGACGTGACCATCGCCGTCATGCAGACGCGCGGCGGCCTGTTCCGCGTCGCCCGTGAGTTCGTGCATGATCTCGCCGCCGACGGCGTCATCTATGGCGAGGTGCGCTGGGCGCCCGAGCAGCACCTGACCGACGGGCTCAGCCTCGACGAGGTCGTCGAAGCCGTGCAGGAGGGGCTCGAGCAGGGCGTCGTCGACGCCGCCGAGTCGGGACACACCATCCGCGTCGGCCAGCTGGTCAGCGCCATGCGTCACGCCGACCGCGGTCTCGAGATCGCCCAGCTCGCCGTTCGCCAGCGCGACAACGGCGTGGTCGGTTTCGACATCGCCGGCGCCGAGGCCGGCTTCCCGGCCAGCAAGCTCGCCGACGCCTTCGATTACCTGGCCCAGAACTTCCTGCCCGTCACCGTGCACGCCGGCGAGGCCGACAGCCTCGACAGCATCAAGAGCGCCCTGTTCGACGGCCGCGCGCTGCGCATCGGCCACGGTGTGCGCATCGCGGAAGACATCAGCACGACGAGCGAAGACGACGAGGGTGTCTACGTCGAGCTCGGCCGGGTCGCCGAGTGGATCAAGGACCGCCAAATCGCGCTCGAACTGTCGCCGTCATCGAACCTGCAGACCAACGCGTGGGGCACCGAACTCGCCGACCACCCGTTCGACGTGCTCTACCAGCTCGGTTTCCGCGTAACGGTGAACGTCGACAACCGCCTGATGAGCAACACGAGCCTGTCGAAAGAGCTGTTCCTGCTCGCCGAGGAGTTCGGCTACACCCTCGACGACCTCGCCCAGTTCCAGCTGAACGCGGCCGCGGCATCCTTCCTCTCGCTCGACGACCGCGACGACCTGATCGAGCAGATCCTCACCGGCTTCGAGCAGGCCTAG
- a CDS encoding PTS sugar transporter subunit IIA: MPLPAVPDEAVEIHASAPDWRSAVHLAGLGLVRSGAATPDYANEMIRMIEEHGPYVVIAPGLALAHARPGPEVLADGLAIVTLAEPVNFGHPHNDPVRVVLALAIKSADAHLKTVANLANVFNDSNAIQALAAATSVAEVQAIMAGGSE; the protein is encoded by the coding sequence ATGCCGCTTCCCGCTGTGCCGGACGAGGCGGTCGAGATCCACGCATCGGCGCCCGACTGGCGCTCGGCCGTGCACCTCGCCGGCCTCGGTCTGGTGCGCTCGGGCGCGGCCACCCCCGATTATGCGAACGAGATGATCCGCATGATCGAGGAGCACGGCCCCTACGTCGTGATCGCCCCCGGGCTCGCTCTCGCGCACGCCCGGCCAGGACCCGAGGTCCTCGCCGACGGCCTCGCGATCGTGACGCTCGCCGAGCCCGTGAACTTCGGCCATCCGCACAACGACCCGGTGCGGGTGGTGCTCGCTCTCGCCATCAAGTCCGCGGATGCGCACCTCAAGACGGTCGCGAATCTCGCGAACGTCTTCAACGACTCGAACGCCATCCAGGCGCTCGCGGCGGCGACGAGCGTCGCCGAAGTGCAGGCGATCATGGCCGGGGGGTCAGAGTGA
- a CDS encoding ABC transporter ATP-binding protein: MKLELRGITKRFGALVANDHIDLTVEPGEIHCLLGENGAGKSTLMNVLYGLYKADEGEILLDDEPVRFLSPGDALAAGIGMVHQHFMLIPVFTVAENVMLGHEPVKGGVVLDLPTARTLVTDISKRFGFDIDPDDVVGDLPVGAQQRVEIIKALARDAQVLVLDEPTAVLTPQETDELMIIMKQLAAGGTSIVFITHKLREVKEVADRITVMRLGKIVATASPSASTTELASLMVGRAVDLTVEKNPPTLGGESFVVAGLTVLDANGQRLLDDVSFTIREGEILAVAGVQGNGQTELTEAILGLRSGVKGSVTLDGKEIVGATVRQTLDAGIGFVPEDRKKDGLVAEFSVAENLMLDRSVGEPFAKGLNIRFDYREEFAEKSIKEFDIRTQGTDTLAGRLSGGNQQKVVLARELSRDLRLLIASQPTRGLDVGSIEFVHDRIVATRDSGIPVLIVSTELDEVVGLADRIAVMYRGKIVGIVDADTSRATLGEMMAGIAA, encoded by the coding sequence ATGAAACTCGAACTCCGCGGCATCACCAAGCGCTTTGGTGCACTCGTCGCCAATGACCACATCGACCTGACCGTCGAACCCGGCGAAATCCACTGCCTTCTCGGCGAGAACGGCGCGGGCAAGTCCACCCTGATGAACGTGCTTTACGGCCTGTACAAGGCCGACGAGGGCGAGATCCTGCTCGACGACGAGCCGGTTCGCTTCCTCAGCCCCGGCGACGCTCTCGCCGCCGGAATCGGCATGGTGCACCAGCACTTCATGCTCATTCCCGTCTTCACCGTCGCCGAGAACGTCATGCTGGGCCACGAGCCGGTCAAGGGCGGCGTCGTGCTCGACCTGCCGACGGCGCGCACGCTCGTCACCGACATCTCCAAGCGCTTCGGCTTCGACATCGACCCCGACGACGTCGTCGGGGACCTGCCGGTCGGCGCCCAGCAGCGGGTCGAGATCATCAAGGCACTCGCCCGCGACGCGCAGGTGCTCGTGCTCGACGAGCCCACCGCCGTGCTCACGCCGCAGGAAACCGACGAGCTCATGATCATCATGAAGCAGCTCGCCGCCGGCGGTACATCCATCGTCTTCATCACCCACAAGCTGCGCGAGGTGAAAGAGGTCGCCGACCGCATCACCGTCATGCGCCTCGGAAAAATCGTCGCGACCGCCTCGCCGTCCGCGTCGACCACCGAGCTCGCCTCGCTGATGGTGGGCCGCGCGGTCGACCTGACCGTCGAGAAGAATCCGCCGACGCTCGGGGGCGAATCGTTCGTCGTCGCGGGACTCACCGTGCTCGACGCGAACGGCCAGCGCCTGCTCGACGACGTGTCGTTCACGATCCGCGAGGGCGAGATCCTCGCGGTCGCCGGCGTGCAGGGCAACGGCCAGACCGAACTGACCGAGGCCATCCTCGGCCTGCGCTCGGGCGTCAAGGGTTCGGTCACGCTCGACGGCAAGGAGATCGTCGGCGCCACCGTGCGGCAGACACTCGACGCCGGCATCGGATTCGTTCCCGAAGACCGCAAGAAAGACGGCCTCGTCGCCGAATTCTCCGTCGCCGAGAACCTCATGCTCGACCGCAGCGTCGGGGAACCCTTCGCGAAGGGCCTCAACATCAGGTTCGACTACCGCGAAGAATTCGCCGAGAAGTCGATCAAGGAGTTCGACATCCGCACGCAGGGAACCGACACCCTCGCGGGTCGGCTCTCCGGCGGAAACCAACAGAAGGTCGTGCTCGCGCGCGAACTGTCGCGCGACCTGCGCCTGCTTATCGCGTCACAGCCCACCCGCGGCCTCGACGTCGGATCGATCGAATTCGTGCACGACCGCATCGTGGCGACCCGTGACTCGGGGATCCCCGTGCTCATCGTGTCGACCGAGCTCGACGAAGTCGTCGGGCTCGCCGACCGTATCGCCGTGATGTACCGCGGCAAGATCGTGGGCATCGTCGATGCAGACACCAGCCGGGCGACCCTCGGCGAGATGATGGCAGGAATCGCAGCATGA
- a CDS encoding ABC transporter permease, translating to MPVVFLISGSIALATPVIFGALAGVIGERVGVVNIAIEGQLLAGAFVSAVVASLTDSLTLGLIAALIGGALVSMVLAAFSIKYLVDQIIVGVVLNALVIGLTNFFYAAVLNDNSQETNFPGTLPFLPIPLLSDIPVIGAVLFDQRITTYLMFVLVPLVWFILFKTKIGLRIRAVGEHPLAADTVGINVNRTRFWTVSIAGTIAGLGGAALTLGSVGAFVREMSAGQGFIALACVILGRWNPWLAALAALLFGFSKNFRIFAGQTGADIPPDLIAMVPYLVTLVAVAGLVGRVVGPAAAGKPYVKQ from the coding sequence GTGCCCGTCGTCTTCCTGATCAGCGGCTCGATCGCCCTCGCCACCCCCGTGATCTTCGGCGCCCTCGCCGGCGTCATCGGGGAACGTGTCGGCGTGGTCAACATCGCGATCGAGGGCCAGCTGCTCGCCGGCGCCTTCGTCTCCGCGGTCGTCGCGAGCCTCACCGACAGCCTCACGCTCGGCCTCATCGCCGCGCTGATCGGCGGTGCCCTCGTCTCGATGGTGCTCGCCGCGTTCTCGATCAAGTACCTGGTCGACCAGATCATCGTCGGTGTGGTGCTCAACGCCCTCGTCATCGGTCTGACGAACTTCTTCTACGCCGCGGTGCTGAACGACAACTCGCAGGAGACGAACTTCCCCGGAACCCTGCCGTTCCTGCCGATCCCGCTGCTCTCCGACATCCCCGTCATCGGTGCGGTCCTCTTCGATCAGCGCATCACCACGTACCTCATGTTCGTGCTGGTTCCGCTCGTCTGGTTCATCCTGTTCAAGACCAAGATCGGCCTGCGCATCCGCGCGGTGGGCGAGCACCCCCTCGCCGCCGACACCGTCGGCATCAACGTCAACCGCACCCGCTTCTGGACGGTGTCGATCGCCGGCACCATCGCGGGCCTCGGCGGTGCGGCGCTCACGCTGGGCTCGGTCGGCGCGTTCGTGCGCGAGATGTCGGCCGGTCAGGGCTTCATCGCCCTCGCCTGCGTGATCCTCGGGCGCTGGAACCCATGGCTCGCCGCCCTCGCGGCGTTGCTATTTGGATTCTCGAAGAACTTCCGCATCTTCGCCGGTCAGACCGGCGCCGACATCCCGCCCGACCTCATCGCCATGGTGCCCTACCTCGTCACCCTCGTGGCCGTCGCCGGCCTCGTCGGACGCGTTGTCGGCCCGGCCGCAGCGGGCAAGCCCTACGTCAAGCAGTAA
- a CDS encoding thymidine phosphorylase: MAVEPFDVVDLIRTKRDKGALTTAQIDWLVDAYTRGYVADEQMAAMTMAIFLNGMAREEIRDLTLAMIASGETLSFEGLGKATTDKHSTGGVGDKITLPLAPLVASFGVAVPQLSGRGLGHTGGTLDKLESIPGWRASLSNEEFHSQLRDVGAVVCAAGLGLAPADGKLYALRDITGTVEAIPLIASSIMSKKIAEGTSALVLDVKFGSGAFLKDIEQSRQLAETMVALGKDAGVATTALLTNMNVPLGFAIGNANEVRESVEVLAGGGPSDVVALTVALAREMLALAGQPDADVEAALADGRAMDTWNAMIRAQGGDPTAALPVAKETHVVTAARGGVLVEQQALPFGIAAWRLGAGRARKQDPVQHSAGVDLHAKPGDTVTAGQALFTLSADEPERFDRALEALEGAYRIGDPGEPVETGGPLIAGRIE, from the coding sequence ATGGCCGTCGAACCCTTCGACGTCGTCGACCTCATCCGCACCAAACGCGACAAGGGTGCCCTGACGACAGCCCAGATCGACTGGCTCGTCGACGCGTACACGCGCGGCTATGTGGCCGACGAGCAGATGGCCGCCATGACCATGGCGATCTTCCTCAACGGCATGGCACGCGAGGAGATCCGCGATCTCACCCTCGCGATGATCGCGAGCGGCGAGACGCTCTCGTTCGAGGGACTCGGCAAGGCCACCACCGACAAGCACTCCACGGGAGGGGTGGGGGACAAGATCACGTTGCCGCTGGCTCCGCTCGTGGCATCCTTCGGCGTCGCGGTTCCCCAACTGTCCGGCCGCGGACTCGGCCACACCGGCGGAACCCTCGACAAGCTCGAGTCGATCCCGGGCTGGCGCGCGTCGCTCAGCAACGAGGAGTTCCACAGCCAGCTGCGTGACGTCGGCGCCGTCGTGTGTGCCGCGGGATTGGGGCTCGCCCCCGCCGACGGCAAGCTCTACGCCCTGCGGGACATCACCGGGACCGTCGAGGCGATCCCGCTCATCGCGTCCTCGATCATGAGCAAGAAGATCGCCGAGGGCACGTCGGCGCTCGTGCTCGACGTGAAGTTCGGCTCGGGCGCGTTCCTGAAAGACATCGAACAGTCACGTCAGCTGGCGGAGACGATGGTCGCGCTCGGCAAGGACGCGGGTGTTGCGACGACGGCGCTGCTGACGAACATGAACGTTCCGCTCGGCTTCGCGATCGGCAACGCGAACGAGGTGCGCGAGTCGGTCGAGGTGCTCGCCGGCGGCGGTCCCTCCGATGTGGTCGCGCTCACGGTCGCCCTCGCCCGCGAGATGCTCGCGCTCGCCGGCCAGCCCGACGCCGACGTCGAGGCTGCCCTCGCCGACGGCCGCGCGATGGACACCTGGAACGCGATGATCCGTGCACAGGGCGGCGACCCTACGGCCGCGCTGCCCGTCGCTAAGGAGACCCACGTCGTCACGGCCGCCCGCGGCGGCGTGCTCGTCGAACAGCAGGCGCTGCCGTTCGGAATCGCGGCCTGGCGCCTCGGAGCCGGCCGGGCGCGCAAGCAGGATCCTGTCCAGCATTCCGCCGGCGTCGACCTGCACGCGAAACCGGGTGACACGGTTACGGCGGGTCAGGCGCTATTCACTCTCAGCGCCGACGAGCCGGAACGCTTCGACCGCGCGCTGGAGGCGCTCGAGGGCGCGTACCGCATCGGCGACCCCGGCGAGCCCGTCGAAACCGGGGGACCGCTCATCGCCGGCCGCATCGAGTAG
- a CDS encoding ABC transporter permease: MSDQAPTPTMVTPNLEPETPPSRWSVAWRDIVAGSPLRTLLAIVLAFVVGAVLIVLTNEEFLSSVGYIFSRPSDAIEAAVNAVVEGYGALFRGSILNFQGDTFAEVVRPLTETLRLATPLIAAGLGIALSFRVGMFNIGGQGQLLFGAGFAGFVSFHVSLPFPLHLLLAIVVGILGAAAYGALVGFLKARTGANEVIVTIMLNYIAFYLITYLMRTPVLQDPTSGGTPKTPAPDASAQLPLLFGGSFALHWGFVLVIGATFLFWWLMERSTLGYRFRAVGLNPSAALTAGINVNSIYVLAMALSAGFVGLAGVSQALGRTAGFTPTVDAGIGFDAITVALLGGSTAGGVFLAGLLFGAMKAGGPSMQIADVPPELLGVVQGLIVLLIAAPPLVRAIFRLPSPSAQNARTRAARRSAKKGGVK; the protein is encoded by the coding sequence ATGAGCGACCAGGCACCGACACCGACGATGGTGACGCCGAACCTCGAGCCGGAGACGCCGCCCTCGCGCTGGTCCGTCGCCTGGCGTGACATCGTCGCCGGCAGTCCGCTGCGCACGCTCCTCGCGATCGTGCTCGCCTTCGTCGTGGGCGCGGTTCTCATCGTGCTCACCAACGAAGAGTTCCTCTCGTCGGTCGGCTACATCTTCTCCCGGCCGAGCGACGCCATCGAGGCGGCCGTCAACGCGGTCGTCGAGGGCTACGGGGCGCTGTTCCGGGGCTCCATCCTCAACTTCCAGGGCGACACGTTCGCCGAGGTCGTGCGTCCGCTCACCGAGACGCTGCGCCTCGCCACCCCGCTCATCGCGGCCGGGCTCGGCATCGCCCTGAGCTTCCGCGTCGGCATGTTCAACATCGGCGGCCAGGGCCAGCTGCTCTTCGGTGCGGGTTTCGCCGGCTTCGTGAGCTTCCACGTGAGCCTGCCGTTCCCGCTGCACCTGCTGCTCGCCATCGTCGTGGGCATCCTCGGCGCCGCCGCCTACGGCGCGCTCGTCGGCTTCCTCAAGGCGCGAACCGGAGCCAACGAGGTGATCGTGACGATCATGCTCAACTACATCGCGTTCTACCTCATCACCTACCTGATGCGCACACCCGTGCTGCAGGACCCGACGTCCGGCGGAACGCCGAAGACGCCGGCGCCCGACGCCAGCGCCCAGCTGCCCCTCCTCTTCGGCGGCAGCTTCGCGCTGCACTGGGGCTTCGTGCTGGTCATCGGCGCGACGTTCCTCTTCTGGTGGCTGATGGAGCGCTCGACCCTGGGTTACCGCTTCCGCGCCGTCGGCCTGAACCCGAGCGCCGCCCTCACCGCCGGCATCAACGTGAACAGCATCTACGTGCTCGCGATGGCGCTCTCGGCCGGTTTCGTCGGTCTCGCCGGTGTGAGCCAGGCCCTAGGACGCACCGCCGGATTCACCCCCACCGTCGACGCGGGTATCGGCTTCGACGCCATCACCGTCGCCCTGCTCGGCGGTTCCACGGCCGGCGGCGTCTTCCTCGCCGGACTGCTCTTCGGCGCCATGAAGGCCGGCGGCCCGTCGATGCAGATCGCCGACGTTCCCCCCGAGCTGCTCGGCGTCGTGCAGGGTCTCATCGTGCTGCTCATCGCCGCGCCCCCGCTCGTGCGTGCCATTTTCCGCCTGCCGTCTCCATCGGCCCAGAACGCCCGAACCCGCGCAGCGCGTCGCTCGGCAAAGAAGGGTGGCGTGAAGTGA
- a CDS encoding purine-nucleoside phosphorylase, with translation MSNHPLDDPATDPFAVAATAAAEIAEKTGVEKHDIALTLGSGWGSAADLIGETTATIPADEITGFSKPALVGHSGTLRSVLLPSGKRALVIGARTHYYEGHGVRRVVHSVRTAAATGATTMILTNGAGGIRESWKPGTPVLISDHINLTADSPLEGATFIDLTDLYSARLRAIAKEIDPGLDEGVYTQFRGPHYETPAEVQMAKAIGGHIVGMSTALEAIAARQAGMEILGMSLITNLAAGISPTPLSHAEVLEAGAEAEPVISALLARIVGAL, from the coding sequence ATGTCGAACCACCCCCTGGATGACCCAGCCACCGACCCGTTCGCCGTCGCCGCCACTGCGGCCGCGGAAATCGCCGAGAAGACGGGTGTCGAGAAACACGACATCGCGCTCACCCTCGGCAGCGGCTGGGGCAGCGCCGCCGACCTGATCGGCGAGACCACCGCCACGATTCCCGCCGACGAGATCACCGGCTTCTCGAAGCCCGCGCTGGTCGGCCACTCGGGCACCCTGCGTTCCGTGCTGCTGCCGAGCGGTAAGCGCGCCCTCGTGATCGGCGCCCGCACGCACTACTACGAGGGACACGGCGTGCGCCGCGTCGTGCATTCGGTGCGCACCGCGGCCGCCACGGGCGCGACGACCATGATCCTCACGAACGGGGCCGGCGGCATCCGCGAATCGTGGAAGCCCGGCACCCCCGTCCTGATCAGCGACCACATCAACCTCACCGCCGACTCCCCGCTCGAGGGTGCCACCTTCATCGACCTCACCGACCTCTACAGCGCCCGCCTGCGCGCGATCGCGAAGGAGATCGACCCCGGGCTCGACGAGGGCGTGTACACGCAGTTCCGCGGACCGCACTACGAGACGCCCGCCGAAGTGCAGATGGCGAAGGCGATCGGCGGCCACATCGTCGGCATGTCGACCGCGCTCGAGGCCATCGCCGCGCGCCAGGCCGGCATGGAGATCCTCGGCATGTCGCTCATCACCAACCTCGCGGCCGGCATCTCGCCGACGCCCCTCAGCCACGCCGAGGTGCTCGAGGCGGGCGCCGAGGCGGAGCCCGTCATCAGCGCGCTGCTCGCCCGGATCGTGGGCGCGCTGTGA
- a CDS encoding PTS sugar transporter subunit IIB, with product MKIVAICGAGIGSSGILKVNAERVLKKLDIEADVTAVHLDSLEMARDAQVILTSAEFVDAIGKTFADVIVIENFFDTNELATKLEASLG from the coding sequence GTGAAAATCGTGGCGATCTGCGGAGCGGGAATCGGAAGCTCCGGAATTCTCAAGGTGAACGCCGAACGCGTGCTGAAAAAGTTGGACATCGAGGCGGATGTCACGGCGGTGCACCTGGATTCGCTCGAAATGGCGCGCGACGCCCAGGTCATCCTCACGTCTGCCGAGTTCGTCGACGCGATCGGCAAGACCTTCGCCGACGTGATCGTGATCGAGAACTTCTTCGACACCAACGAACTCGCGACCAAGCTGGAGGCGTCGCTGGGCTAG
- a CDS encoding phospho-sugar mutase, protein MTLREAPELIAQARAWHDQDPDETTRAELATLILAAETGDTQGTVELGRRFGARLEFGTAGLRGELGAGSNRMNRVLVAQAAAGFAAYLLEKHDGPGAPSVVVGYDGRHNSAVFARDTAELMAGAGVRAILLPRLLPTPVLAFAVRHLDVSAGVMVTASHNPARDNGYKVYLGGLDHGSQIVAPADAEIAAHIGRVAAEGNVLELPRSTDFELAGEDVVDEYVRRTTSLGSAGKAPVKVVYTAMHGVGWEVARRVFAAAGFAEPTVVQAQIEPDAAFPTVDFPNPEEPGALDLAFATATEVGADLVIANDPDADRLAIAVPDAAGGWRRLSGNDVGSLLGWRAAERLAGSDVDGTLASSLVSSPALQAIATEYRLDYVETLTGFKWISRAGGLAFGYEEALGYLVDPQKVRDKDGISAAVDFLSLVSELADRGLTLADHELAFAEKFGAFASSQISLRVDDLGDIARLMARLRDKPPAAVGSLRVDHIDDFSGGFGSFPPGDILRFALEGGARIIVRPSGTEPKLKVYIDASSTDGTAEERRTRAASVVAELDAAMRDLLA, encoded by the coding sequence GTGACGCTCCGCGAGGCACCGGAGCTGATCGCCCAGGCCCGCGCCTGGCATGATCAGGACCCGGATGAAACGACCCGCGCCGAACTGGCGACACTGATTCTCGCCGCCGAGACGGGCGACACTCAGGGCACCGTCGAGCTCGGCCGCCGCTTCGGTGCCCGCCTCGAGTTCGGCACCGCCGGCCTTCGCGGCGAGCTCGGCGCCGGCTCGAACCGCATGAACCGGGTGCTCGTCGCGCAGGCCGCCGCCGGTTTCGCAGCCTACCTGCTCGAGAAGCACGACGGTCCGGGCGCACCGAGCGTCGTCGTCGGTTACGACGGGCGCCACAACTCCGCCGTCTTCGCCCGCGACACGGCCGAACTCATGGCCGGAGCCGGCGTGCGGGCCATCCTGCTGCCGCGGCTCCTGCCCACGCCCGTGCTCGCCTTCGCCGTCCGCCACCTCGACGTGAGCGCCGGTGTGATGGTCACGGCGAGCCACAACCCGGCCCGCGACAACGGCTACAAGGTGTACCTGGGCGGCCTCGACCACGGCTCGCAGATCGTCGCGCCCGCCGACGCCGAGATCGCCGCGCACATCGGCCGCGTCGCCGCGGAGGGAAATGTGCTCGAGCTGCCCCGCTCTACCGACTTCGAGCTCGCCGGGGAAGACGTCGTCGACGAGTACGTGCGCCGCACCACCTCGCTCGGCAGCGCTGGGAAGGCCCCCGTCAAGGTCGTGTACACCGCGATGCACGGCGTGGGCTGGGAGGTGGCGCGGCGGGTGTTCGCCGCCGCGGGCTTCGCCGAGCCCACCGTCGTCCAGGCGCAGATCGAGCCGGACGCCGCCTTCCCCACGGTCGACTTCCCCAACCCCGAGGAGCCGGGCGCGCTCGACCTCGCCTTCGCCACGGCCACCGAGGTGGGCGCCGACCTCGTGATCGCCAACGACCCCGACGCCGACCGCCTCGCGATCGCGGTGCCCGACGCCGCGGGCGGCTGGCGCCGGCTGAGCGGCAACGACGTCGGCTCGCTGCTGGGGTGGCGTGCGGCCGAGCGGCTCGCGGGCTCCGACGTGGACGGCACCCTGGCGTCATCCCTCGTCTCCTCCCCCGCTCTCCAGGCCATCGCCACCGAGTACCGCCTCGACTACGTCGAGACGCTCACCGGTTTCAAGTGGATCTCCCGCGCCGGCGGTCTCGCTTTCGGCTACGAGGAGGCCCTCGGCTACCTCGTCGACCCGCAGAAGGTGCGCGACAAGGACGGCATCTCGGCCGCCGTCGACTTCCTCTCGCTCGTCTCCGAGCTGGCCGACCGCGGGCTCACCCTCGCCGACCACGAGCTCGCCTTCGCCGAGAAGTTCGGTGCCTTCGCGTCGTCGCAGATCTCGCTGCGCGTCGACGACCTGGGCGACATCGCCCGACTGATGGCCCGCCTGCGCGACAAGCCGCCCGCCGCCGTCGGGTCGCTTCGGGTCGACCATATCGACGACTTCTCGGGCGGATTCGGCTCGTTCCCACCCGGCGACATCCTGCGGTTCGCGCTCGAGGGCGGCGCCCGCATCATCGTGCGCCCGAGCGGCACCGAACCGAAGCTGAAGGTCTACATCGACGCGTCGTCGACGGATGGCACGGCGGAAGAACGCCGGACCCGGGCCGCGTCCGTGGTCGCCGAACTCGACGCCGCTATGCGCGACCTGCTCGCGTAG
- a CDS encoding cytidine deaminase yields MVDIDWDALRVAANEAMQKSYSPYSKFPVGAAALVSDGRIISGCNVENASYGVGLCAECALVSALHMSGGGELVAFTCVDGHGNILMPCGRCRQLLNEFSAEGMLLETVSGIKTMDEVLPDAFGPRQLAEYAQAD; encoded by the coding sequence ATGGTCGACATCGACTGGGACGCCCTCCGCGTCGCCGCCAACGAAGCGATGCAAAAGTCGTACTCGCCGTATTCGAAGTTCCCGGTCGGCGCTGCGGCCCTCGTTTCCGACGGTCGCATAATTTCCGGATGCAACGTGGAGAACGCCTCCTACGGTGTCGGGCTCTGCGCCGAATGCGCCCTCGTCTCCGCCCTGCACATGTCGGGTGGCGGTGAACTCGTCGCGTTCACCTGCGTCGACGGCCACGGCAACATCCTCATGCCTTGCGGGCGTTGCCGCCAGCTGCTCAACGAGTTCTCCGCCGAGGGCATGCTGCTCGAGACCGTCTCCGGTATCAAGACGATGGACGAGGTGCTGCCCGACGCGTTCGGACCCCGCCAGCTCGCTGAATACGCGCAGGCCGACTGA
- a CDS encoding BMP family lipoprotein, with the protein MNVITRKRGLAGLALVGAASFILAGCAAAPEEGESAESVDYKACAVSDEGSWNDKSFNEAAYAGLTQAEDELGVKIADAESASTDDFEPNLSNMIDANCDIIFAVGFNLIDAVNAAAASNPDNHFVTIDGYVAEETTTNLKPIIYSMNESSYLAGYLAAAYSTTKVVGTYGGLQIDAVTDFMTGFYNGAKAYEEETGTPVNVLGWDPAAATGLFTDGFGDSEGAKSISAGQIAQDADVIFPVAGGLFSATSEAINESGKDVVFIGVDKDIAVTSPEYADQVLTSVLKKMTDAVFDVIEEQVDGAEFDATPYVGTLENEGTDLADFGTFDDKVDAEIKDKLEELKAGIIDGSIDPLE; encoded by the coding sequence GTGAACGTAATCACACGCAAGCGTGGTCTCGCTGGCCTGGCGCTCGTCGGCGCAGCGAGTTTCATTTTGGCCGGTTGTGCAGCAGCACCGGAAGAGGGCGAAAGCGCCGAGAGCGTCGACTACAAGGCCTGCGCCGTCTCTGACGAGGGCAGCTGGAACGACAAGTCGTTCAACGAAGCGGCCTACGCGGGTCTGACCCAGGCCGAAGACGAGCTCGGTGTCAAGATCGCCGACGCGGAGTCCGCCTCCACCGACGACTTTGAGCCGAACCTCAGCAACATGATCGACGCGAACTGCGACATCATCTTCGCCGTGGGCTTCAACCTCATCGACGCGGTCAACGCCGCTGCGGCCTCGAACCCCGACAACCACTTCGTCACGATCGACGGCTACGTCGCCGAAGAGACGACCACCAACCTCAAGCCGATCATCTACTCGATGAACGAGTCGAGCTACCTCGCCGGCTACCTCGCCGCCGCATACTCGACCACGAAGGTCGTCGGCACCTACGGCGGACTCCAGATCGACGCCGTCACCGACTTCATGACCGGCTTCTACAACGGCGCCAAGGCCTACGAAGAAGAGACGGGCACCCCCGTCAACGTTCTCGGCTGGGACCCGGCAGCAGCGACCGGCCTGTTCACCGACGGCTTCGGCGACTCCGAGGGCGCGAAGAGCATCAGCGCCGGCCAGATCGCCCAGGACGCCGACGTCATCTTCCCCGTCGCGGGTGGCCTCTTCAGCGCAACGTCTGAAGCCATCAACGAGTCGGGCAAGGACGTCGTCTTCATCGGTGTCGACAAGGACATCGCCGTGACCAGCCCCGAGTACGCAGACCAGGTGCTCACCTCGGTCCTGAAGAAGATGACCGACGCCGTGTTCGACGTCATCGAGGAGCAGGTCGACGGCGCCGAGTTCGACGCGACCCCGTACGTGGGAACGCTCGAGAACGAGGGCACCGACCTCGCCGACTTCGGCACCTTCGACGACAAGGTCGACGCCGAGATCAAAGACAAGCTCGAAGAGCTCAAGGCCGGCATCATCGACGGAAGCATCGACCCGCTCGAGTAA